One Dictyoglomus thermophilum H-6-12 DNA window includes the following coding sequences:
- a CDS encoding HD family phosphohydrolase, which yields MRKEILNYKGVYKFFKRLKTEVSKNLKQNLTLILTIFLLGDFLILSLDFVFIPPLKINDIAPKDIIATRTVIYRDESETERIKNLMLSQFKPIYTVDQNITIKVLSKLSEVLSPTSEHSEVYNYISKFQLSTVNTIRKKIETWIIENYSKGIKEEEVKAKKQEFIKFLTYELRFPQDIAQKLSDILIVPNMFIDVKETENKKTELIKSIKPIERIISKGDVILRKGEKVTPEKFQILETLGYTFSPKSILRFLCLFLFVALLHISLILILSYFGQMNIKDLNIFLFINSIFLSALAISKIFSFYSTYLAPITTFLFIILSLMDFPDYAILSFLTILLSAIFLRSFIIPIILMFDLIFIYRGLRNLEDRATYLKTSFMLTLIRIPILVLIKYAYPEVYINFSDLFYSIINPIISGILAIGLIPIIEDLFRLASPLKLFELTNPNHPLLRELIMEAPGTYYHSLIVGNLAERAAEESGANPKIVRTASLYHDIGKVKRPQYFIENLLPNQKNPHDDLSPYLSAIIIKSHPKDGAEILNKNKFPKNIIDIVEQHHGTSLLSYFYMKQKQLNPNQIIPEVDFRYPGPKPKSKEAAIVMLADSVEAATRSLKNVTPENIEKVVRDVIRKKLNDGQLENSRLTLEELEKISQSFIKTLIEVRHPRVPYPHEIR from the coding sequence ATGAGAAAAGAAATTTTAAATTATAAAGGGGTATACAAATTCTTTAAAAGGCTAAAAACAGAAGTAAGTAAGAATCTAAAACAAAACTTAACATTAATTTTAACCATTTTTCTTTTAGGGGATTTCCTAATACTTTCTCTTGACTTTGTTTTTATTCCACCATTAAAAATCAATGATATCGCCCCTAAAGATATCATAGCTACAAGGACTGTAATATATCGAGATGAGAGCGAGACAGAGCGAATAAAAAACTTAATGCTTTCACAGTTTAAACCCATTTATACTGTAGATCAAAATATTACAATAAAAGTCCTATCTAAACTATCAGAAGTCCTCTCTCCAACCTCGGAACACTCTGAGGTTTACAATTACATATCTAAGTTTCAATTGTCTACAGTAAATACTATAAGAAAAAAGATCGAAACCTGGATCATAGAAAACTATTCAAAAGGAATTAAAGAAGAAGAAGTAAAAGCAAAAAAACAAGAATTTATAAAATTTTTAACTTACGAGCTAAGATTTCCACAAGACATAGCTCAAAAACTGAGTGACATTCTTATTGTTCCTAACATGTTTATAGACGTTAAAGAAACAGAAAACAAAAAGACGGAACTTATAAAATCAATAAAGCCTATAGAAAGAATAATCTCAAAAGGAGACGTAATTCTCAGAAAAGGCGAAAAAGTAACTCCTGAAAAATTCCAAATATTAGAGACTCTAGGTTATACATTCTCACCTAAAAGTATTTTACGATTTTTATGTCTATTCTTATTTGTAGCTTTACTTCATATTTCCCTAATACTTATCTTGTCTTATTTTGGCCAGATGAACATAAAGGATCTAAACATATTTCTCTTTATAAACAGCATCTTTCTTTCTGCACTAGCTATTTCAAAAATCTTCTCTTTCTATTCTACATATCTCGCACCTATTACTACCTTCCTTTTTATAATATTAAGCCTGATGGACTTTCCTGACTATGCTATTTTAAGCTTCTTGACAATTTTACTTTCAGCAATTTTCTTAAGATCATTCATAATACCAATCATTTTAATGTTTGATTTAATTTTTATTTATAGGGGCCTAAGAAACTTAGAAGATAGAGCAACTTATCTTAAAACCTCCTTTATGTTGACCCTTATTAGAATTCCTATTCTTGTTTTAATAAAATATGCCTATCCAGAAGTATATATAAATTTTTCTGATTTGTTTTACAGTATCATAAATCCCATCATCTCAGGCATTCTTGCCATAGGTCTGATCCCTATAATTGAGGATCTATTTAGACTTGCTAGCCCATTAAAGCTGTTTGAACTCACAAATCCTAACCACCCATTGTTAAGAGAATTAATCATGGAAGCCCCAGGCACATATTATCACAGTCTAATCGTAGGGAATCTTGCAGAAAGAGCTGCTGAAGAATCTGGTGCAAACCCCAAAATTGTTAGAACTGCTTCTTTATATCATGATATTGGAAAAGTAAAAAGGCCACAATATTTCATTGAAAACCTTTTACCCAATCAAAAAAATCCCCATGATGATCTTTCTCCGTATCTCAGTGCAATTATAATAAAGTCGCACCCTAAAGATGGCGCAGAAATTTTAAATAAAAATAAATTTCCTAAAAATATAATAGACATTGTGGAACAACATCATGGAACAAGTTTGTTATCCTACTTTTATATGAAACAAAAACAGTTGAATCCAAACCAAATTATACCAGAAGTAGACTTTCGTTATCCTGGACCTAAACCAAAATCAAAAGAAGCAGCAATAGTAATGTTAGCAGACAGCGTCGAAGCAGCTACAAGAAGTCTTAAAAATGTTACTCCCGAAAATATAGAAAAAGTAGTTAGAGATGTAATTAGAAAGAAATTAAATGATGGACAGTTAGAAAATAGCAGACTTACTCTAGAGGAATTGGAAAAAATATCTCAGAGTTTTATCAAAACCCTAATTGAAGTAAGACATCCGAGAGTACCCTACCCTCACGAAATTAGATAA
- a CDS encoding sugar phosphate nucleotidyltransferase: MDNFKVIILAAGQGKRMRTELPKVLHPLYENTILEFLLDTVETVFEKEYILVVSPKVKSYLSFVSDKNIVIQDKPLGTGDAVKRTEVLLKDYDGDVLILPGDMPLIRGETLKKVCDFHRENSNACTVVTTILDNPLGYGRIIRDEKGNILKIVEEKDATEKEKEVKEINTSIYAFKWKPLKEALMHLKNDNAQGEFYLTDVIEIFNKQKLKIGVIRVGSEEVLGANTQEELSIIRGILKKRVNKNNMENGVIIVDPDKVVIGHKVVVENDVIVQPEVFIFGDYIIRKNSYIGPFSYINSKSD; the protein is encoded by the coding sequence ATGGATAATTTTAAAGTTATCATTTTGGCTGCTGGTCAGGGTAAAAGGATGAGGACTGAGCTTCCAAAGGTTCTTCATCCCCTCTATGAAAACACCATATTGGAGTTTTTGCTTGACACTGTAGAGACCGTTTTTGAAAAAGAGTATATATTAGTTGTGAGCCCAAAAGTGAAATCTTATTTATCTTTTGTTTCGGATAAAAATATTGTGATTCAGGATAAGCCTTTAGGTACGGGAGATGCAGTTAAAAGGACAGAGGTTTTGTTAAAAGATTATGATGGAGATGTGCTAATTCTCCCTGGAGACATGCCTCTTATAAGAGGTGAGACTTTAAAAAAAGTTTGTGATTTTCATAGAGAGAATTCTAATGCTTGTACTGTGGTTACAACGATTTTAGATAATCCTTTGGGGTATGGAAGGATAATAAGAGACGAAAAAGGGAATATTTTAAAAATAGTAGAAGAAAAGGATGCTACAGAGAAAGAAAAAGAAGTAAAAGAGATAAATACTTCTATTTATGCTTTTAAGTGGAAGCCATTGAAAGAGGCCTTAATGCATTTGAAGAATGATAATGCTCAAGGTGAATTTTATTTGACTGATGTTATAGAAATTTTTAATAAACAGAAATTGAAAATTGGTGTAATAAGAGTTGGTTCAGAGGAGGTTTTAGGGGCAAATACCCAAGAAGAATTAAGTATTATACGTGGTATACTGAAAAAAAGGGTAAATAAAAATAATATGGAGAATGGGGTTATAATTGTAGATCCTGATAAAGTAGTAATTGGACATAAGGTTGTAGTCGAGAATGATGTGATAGTTCAACCTGAAGTTTTTATATTTGGGGATTATATAATAAGGAAAAATTCTTATATCGGTCCTTTTTCTTATATAAATTCTAAGTCTGATTAA
- a CDS encoding ribose-phosphate diphosphokinase — translation MGQKCLALYSGTSNRELAEEVAKYLGVELGEIEIRRFSDGEIYARIARSVRGAEVYVIQSLGSRVNEYFMELLIIIDALKRASAGEVTAVIPYYAYARQDRKTKSREPITAKLVANLLTVAGASRVVTMDLHAGQIQGFFDIPVDNLSALPLFTRYFQDKNLKDPVVVSPDIGGVTRARALADRLHTPLAIIYKRRPAPEVAEVEEIIGDVEGRDVIICDDIITTGNTLFSAAKLLKLKGARDIYAAVTHGILTNDAHKKLEESEIKELVVTNTLPIPVEKRVPKLTIISIGNLLGEAIKRISNKDSLSSLFD, via the coding sequence ATGGGACAAAAATGTTTAGCTCTTTATAGTGGTACTTCTAATAGGGAGCTTGCAGAGGAAGTAGCGAAATATTTAGGTGTGGAATTGGGAGAAATTGAAATTAGAAGATTTTCTGATGGGGAAATTTATGCAAGAATTGCAAGAAGTGTAAGAGGGGCCGAGGTATATGTGATTCAGTCTTTAGGAAGCAGAGTTAATGAATATTTTATGGAGCTTCTCATAATTATTGATGCTTTAAAAAGAGCTTCCGCAGGTGAGGTTACTGCGGTTATTCCTTATTATGCCTATGCAAGACAGGATAGAAAAACCAAGTCAAGAGAGCCTATAACAGCAAAGCTTGTAGCCAATCTTTTAACGGTCGCAGGTGCTTCTCGAGTAGTTACTATGGATCTTCATGCTGGACAAATCCAAGGATTTTTTGATATTCCGGTGGATAATTTATCTGCCTTACCTCTTTTTACGAGATACTTTCAAGATAAGAACCTTAAAGATCCAGTAGTGGTATCTCCAGATATAGGTGGAGTTACGAGAGCGAGAGCTCTTGCCGATAGATTACACACGCCTCTTGCTATAATATATAAAAGAAGACCTGCTCCTGAAGTGGCGGAAGTCGAAGAGATTATAGGAGACGTAGAAGGTAGAGATGTTATAATATGTGATGATATTATTACTACTGGTAATACTCTATTTTCAGCAGCGAAATTACTTAAATTGAAAGGTGCAAGAGATATTTATGCGGCTGTAACTCATGGTATACTAACTAATGATGCTCATAAAAAGTTAGAGGAATCGGAGATAAAAGAGCTTGTGGTAACTAATACATTGCCAATACCTGTAGAAAAGAGAGTGCCTAAGCTAACTATCATTTCTATAGGGAACTTACTTGGAGAAGCAATAAAAAGAATTTCTAATAAGGATTCTTTAAGCTCTCTATTTGATTAA
- a CDS encoding 50S ribosomal protein L25/general stress protein Ctc: MEITEIKLKKRDKIGKQYAKKYRRSNLIPGVVYGAHLKENIHVLVEKKDLWNLIKKGHSKEQHILRLIIEDGENTITENAILQDIQIDPIKDDLLHVDFHAVSLEEVVDVYVPVVLVGESKGVKQGGILQHGVEEILIRALPLDVPPHIEVDITDLEIGDSITVGDLNLPENIKVLTPADEVIVNIIPPKGYTEEASTEESQTESQS, encoded by the coding sequence ATGGAAATAACCGAAATAAAACTTAAGAAAAGAGACAAGATAGGCAAGCAATATGCTAAAAAGTATAGGAGGAGTAATCTTATACCCGGAGTTGTATATGGAGCTCATTTAAAAGAAAATATTCATGTATTAGTTGAAAAAAAAGATCTTTGGAATTTAATAAAGAAAGGACATTCAAAAGAACAACATATTTTAAGGTTGATAATAGAGGATGGTGAAAATACCATAACTGAAAATGCTATTTTGCAAGATATTCAGATAGATCCTATAAAAGATGACTTACTTCATGTTGATTTTCATGCTGTAAGCTTAGAAGAAGTTGTAGATGTTTATGTGCCTGTAGTACTTGTAGGAGAATCCAAAGGAGTAAAACAGGGTGGTATATTGCAACATGGTGTTGAGGAGATTTTGATAAGAGCTTTACCTTTAGATGTGCCACCTCATATCGAGGTAGATATAACAGATTTAGAGATAGGAGATTCTATAACTGTGGGAGATCTCAACTTACCTGAGAACATAAAAGTTTTGACTCCTGCAGATGAGGTTATTGTAAATATAATTCCTCCTAAAGGTTATACTGAGGAGGCTTCTACTGAGGAGTCTCAAACAGAGTCTCAGTCTTAA
- a CDS encoding DegV family protein — protein sequence MIKIVTDSTAALPEEYVKRYDITVVPLKVAFGDEVYRDGVDITPEIFFKKVKESSIFPKTSQPSVEEFYQAYKNIFDKYPDTEAIISIHISAKLSGTVGSANAARELLPQKDKIFVIDSKLTELALGVVVIELAKAVEKGAKVDDLIALAEKMHLHSSIKFTVDTLEYLYRGGRIGAAQAWMGSILQIKPILELRDGAIEPVERVRTKQKVKSRIIELTKEYAGSDPVKIAIAYSDNYEEVLEVAQEVKNSLNITDFYIGPFSCTILSHIGPGSWGIIVFKEV from the coding sequence ATGATTAAAATTGTGACTGATAGTACTGCTGCTCTTCCTGAAGAGTATGTAAAGAGATATGATATAACAGTGGTTCCTTTAAAGGTTGCTTTTGGGGATGAAGTTTACAGAGACGGTGTGGATATTACTCCTGAGATTTTCTTTAAAAAAGTAAAGGAGAGTTCAATTTTTCCAAAGACATCACAGCCGTCGGTAGAAGAATTTTATCAAGCTTATAAAAATATCTTTGATAAATATCCGGACACGGAGGCTATAATTTCTATTCATATTTCGGCGAAATTAAGTGGAACTGTGGGTTCTGCAAATGCTGCAAGAGAGCTTTTACCACAAAAGGATAAGATATTTGTCATTGATTCGAAGTTAACTGAGCTTGCTCTTGGAGTAGTTGTCATTGAACTTGCAAAGGCAGTCGAAAAAGGAGCAAAAGTGGATGATCTCATAGCTCTTGCTGAGAAGATGCATCTACATAGCAGTATAAAATTTACTGTGGATACTTTAGAGTATTTATATAGAGGTGGTAGAATTGGAGCAGCGCAGGCTTGGATGGGAAGTATTTTACAAATCAAACCTATTTTAGAGCTTAGAGATGGAGCTATAGAGCCAGTAGAAAGGGTAAGGACTAAACAAAAAGTTAAATCAAGAATTATTGAACTTACTAAGGAATATGCTGGAAGCGATCCGGTTAAGATTGCTATTGCTTATTCAGATAATTATGAAGAGGTTTTAGAAGTAGCACAAGAGGTAAAGAACAGTTTAAATATAACTGATTTTTATATAGGGCCTTTTAGTTGTACTATTCTTTCTCATATTGGGCCAGGCTCTTGGGGAATAATAGTTTTTAAAGAAGTTTAG
- a CDS encoding R3H domain-containing nucleic acid-binding protein: MNKLLQQIVDDLDKFLAIFPSDIKSRLEQDPDIKDLIEVVLDLGREIEARFYKKTVVFEGRFTTEEDLNYIIARVGEFSGDKRAGIERTLHRISAIENRHGRIIGLTCRVGRAVLGTVDIIRDVIETGKNILLLGRPGVGKTTLLRETARVLADELGKRVIIIDTSNEIGGDGDIPHPAIGRARRMQVPNPAKQHDVMIEAVENHMPEVIVIDEIGTELEAKAARTIAERGVQLIGTAHGITLQNLLLNPTLSDLVGGIQVVTLSDEEAKRRGTQKTVLERKAPPTFQVVIEIQERDRLAIHHDVAKTVDALLRGYIIKPEIRLRTPEGEVKKVEAPTIEPSEEEEEVSVFGKPEREKRTEPLKIFPYGISRNRLEKAIRNLGVPAFVVKNLSEASCLLILKAHQKRAKDLLKEAEKKGIKIAVLRSNTVTQIERFLSEEFGISVGTSKSDAEEEALREAQEGIEYVLTHDEPYELSPQPAYIRRLQHQLIQQYGLYSESVGVEPFRKVRIYPSH, encoded by the coding sequence ATGAATAAGTTGTTACAGCAAATAGTGGATGATTTAGATAAGTTCTTAGCCATATTTCCAAGTGACATCAAAAGTAGGTTAGAACAAGATCCTGATATAAAGGATCTCATAGAGGTTGTTCTTGATCTTGGAAGGGAGATTGAGGCAAGATTTTATAAGAAAACTGTTGTTTTTGAGGGGAGGTTTACCACCGAAGAAGATTTAAATTATATTATTGCAAGAGTTGGAGAATTCAGTGGCGACAAAAGAGCTGGAATAGAAAGAACTCTTCATAGAATTTCTGCTATAGAGAATAGGCATGGTAGAATAATTGGATTAACTTGTAGAGTAGGAAGAGCAGTGTTAGGAACGGTCGACATAATAAGAGACGTGATTGAAACTGGAAAGAATATTCTTCTTTTAGGTAGGCCTGGTGTTGGTAAAACAACTCTTTTAAGAGAAACAGCAAGAGTTCTTGCTGATGAGCTTGGTAAGAGAGTAATTATTATCGATACCTCTAACGAGATTGGTGGTGATGGAGATATTCCTCATCCTGCTATAGGTAGGGCAAGAAGGATGCAAGTTCCAAATCCGGCAAAACAACATGATGTGATGATTGAAGCGGTAGAAAATCATATGCCTGAAGTTATTGTAATTGATGAAATTGGAACCGAACTTGAGGCAAAGGCTGCAAGAACTATTGCTGAAAGAGGTGTGCAGTTGATTGGTACTGCTCACGGTATAACTCTTCAGAATTTACTTCTTAATCCTACGCTCTCGGATCTTGTGGGAGGGATTCAGGTAGTAACATTGAGCGATGAAGAAGCAAAAAGAAGAGGTACTCAGAAGACTGTTCTTGAAAGAAAAGCTCCTCCGACCTTTCAAGTGGTTATAGAAATTCAGGAAAGAGATAGACTTGCTATTCATCATGATGTGGCAAAAACTGTTGATGCCCTATTAAGAGGATACATTATAAAACCTGAGATAAGACTTAGAACTCCTGAAGGAGAGGTAAAAAAAGTTGAAGCTCCTACTATTGAGCCTTCAGAAGAAGAGGAAGAAGTATCGGTTTTCGGAAAGCCTGAAAGGGAGAAGAGGACAGAGCCTTTGAAAATATTCCCCTATGGAATAAGCAGGAATAGACTTGAAAAAGCAATACGTAATTTAGGGGTTCCTGCTTTTGTAGTGAAAAATCTTTCCGAAGCTAGCTGCCTCTTGATATTGAAAGCACATCAGAAAAGAGCAAAAGATCTTTTGAAAGAAGCAGAAAAGAAGGGTATTAAGATTGCCGTTTTAAGAAGTAACACTGTTACTCAGATAGAGAGATTTTTGAGCGAGGAGTTTGGAATAAGTGTAGGTACGAGTAAGAGTGATGCAGAGGAGGAGGCTCTCAGAGAAGCTCAAGAAGGTATTGAGTATGTGTTGACTCATGATGAACCTTATGAATTATCACCTCAGCCTGCTTATATAAGAAGATTACAACATCAGCTCATTCAGCAGTATGGATTGTATTCGGAAAGTGTAGGAGTAGAGCCTTTCCGTAAGGTAAGGATATATCCATCTCATTAA
- the tmk gene encoding dTMP kinase: MKNSLFITFEGIDGSGKTTQAILLKDYLESKGFKVYLTREPGGTEVGSKIREILLSPDFSINPWTEVFLYLASRVENTIVVKKKLEENYIVICERYADSTIAYQGYGRNLPLNILAEMNDIATSGLKPDLTVLIDLDPELALRRKKTFDRIEMEGKDFYYRVREGYLEIAKREQERFIIIPGSLSKEEIFERIVKRIKEKFLRGV; this comes from the coding sequence ATGAAAAATAGCCTTTTTATAACCTTTGAAGGAATAGATGGATCTGGAAAGACAACTCAAGCTATACTTTTAAAAGATTATCTTGAGAGCAAAGGTTTTAAGGTCTACCTTACAAGGGAGCCAGGTGGTACAGAGGTAGGAAGTAAAATAAGAGAAATTCTTTTGTCTCCAGATTTTTCAATAAATCCTTGGACAGAAGTCTTCCTCTATTTAGCTTCGAGGGTGGAAAATACCATTGTGGTTAAAAAGAAACTTGAGGAGAATTACATAGTAATTTGTGAAAGGTATGCTGATTCAACAATTGCTTATCAAGGATACGGAAGGAATTTACCACTAAATATTTTGGCGGAAATGAATGACATAGCCACTTCTGGGTTGAAACCTGATCTTACTGTTTTAATTGATTTAGATCCTGAACTGGCTTTGAGAAGAAAGAAAACTTTTGATAGAATTGAGATGGAAGGTAAGGATTTTTATTACAGAGTAAGAGAGGGATACTTGGAGATTGCAAAAAGGGAACAAGAAAGGTTTATAATCATACCAGGAAGTTTGTCTAAAGAAGAGATCTTTGAGAGGATTGTTAAAAGGATAAAGGAGAAATTTCTTAGAGGGGTGTAA
- a CDS encoding cyclic-di-AMP receptor, giving the protein MKLVFAIIQEEDWKKVREIFIEHNLSLTFFKSKGGFLEEASITLMTVVEDDKFEEVLSILRENCKEREKMIIPPLPSVELLRTVPMPVKIKVGGAVVFAVDVSYFEKI; this is encoded by the coding sequence ATGAAATTAGTTTTTGCAATTATCCAGGAGGAAGACTGGAAGAAGGTAAGAGAAATTTTCATAGAGCATAATTTATCTCTTACCTTCTTCAAAAGTAAAGGTGGTTTTTTGGAGGAAGCTTCTATTACATTGATGACAGTAGTAGAGGATGATAAGTTTGAAGAGGTCTTATCTATTTTAAGAGAAAATTGTAAGGAAAGAGAAAAAATGATTATTCCTCCTCTTCCATCGGTAGAGCTCTTAAGAACTGTACCTATGCCTGTTAAAATAAAAGTAGGCGGAGCAGTAGTATTTGCAGTGGATGTAAGCTATTTTGAGAAAATATAA